One genomic window of Micropterus dolomieu isolate WLL.071019.BEF.003 ecotype Adirondacks linkage group LG06, ASM2129224v1, whole genome shotgun sequence includes the following:
- the LOC123972553 gene encoding uncharacterized protein LOC123972553 — translation MAAAASKRMSVRQRVPAKSDRDRTSQEVSTGGKHCILDVSGNAIKRLQLAQLHPIAIFIKPKSVENIMEMNKRLTEEQGRKTFDRATKLEQEFTEHFTDSMLGFLTSRVKHTGSLPTPHSTRYSSLMFKGGELTRTGRRRVHQSGEKTPNKYYGIFGSGTKLYVTDKPVVKPVVSVYPAASRAHHEGKSSLLCVASNMFPPVVRFSWKRRKVNESLEEQAPAEEVQLELRESGRTAAIRVIDRDALYTYKYRCYVQHEGGVVKAQTEQEVPVASCPPEREPADLAALQQADLSFQSQCRVKLLWLLYTVLIVKSLVYCCGLSLLRILRNKGPSTSCTHAD, via the exons GGTAAACACTGCATCCTGGACGTGTCGGGGAACGCCATCAAGAGACTGCAGCTGGCTCAGCTTCACCCCATCGCCATCTTCATCAAACCCAAATCTGTGGAGAACATCAT GGAGATGAACAAGCGTCTGACAGAGGAGCAGGGCAGGAAAACCTTCGACAGAGCCACCAAGCTGGAGCAGGAGTTCACCGAGCATTTCACAG ACTCCATGTTGGGTTTCCTGACCAGCAGAGTAAAGCACACAGGAAGTCTGCCGACACCACACTCGACACGGTACAGCTCCTTAATGTTTAAGGGAGGAGAACTAACCAGGACGGGAAGAAGACGAGTTCACCAAAGTGGCGAGAAGACAC CAAACAAATACTACGGTATCTTTGGCTCTGGAACTAAACTGTATGTAACAG ATAAGCCGGTAGTGAAGCCCGTGGTGAGCGTGTACCCAGCAGCATCCAGAGCCCACCATGAGGGGAAGAGCTCCCTGCTGTGTGTGGCCTCAAACATGTTTCCTCCTGTGGTCCGCTTCTCCTGGAAAAGACGAAAGGTGAACGAGTCTCTGGAGGAGCAGGCACCTGCTGAGGAGGTGCAGCTGGAGCTCAGAGAGTCGGGACGCACCGCCGCCATCAGAGTGATTGATCGGGACGCTCTCTACACGTATAAATACCGCTGCTACGTCCAGCACGAGGGGGGGGTAGTGAAGGCCCAAACAGAACAAG aggtTCCGGTGGCCTCCTGTCCTCCAGAGAGAGAGCCAGCAGACCTGGCAGCTCTGCAGCAAGCTGACT tgtcctTCCAGTCTCAGTGCAGGGTGAAGCTGCTCTGGCTGCTGTACACAGTGCTGATAGTGAAGAGTCTGGTGTACTGCTGTGGACTCTCTCTGCTGAGGATCCTCAGAAACAAGGGACCGTCCACCAGCTGCACACATGCTGACTGA